One part of the Alistipes onderdonkii genome encodes these proteins:
- a CDS encoding glycoside hydrolase family 3 N-terminal domain-containing protein encodes MKKIPILFLGLLGGLAACTRIPPAIAPDKKIETRIGELLQKMTLEEKIGQMCQLTAGVVIDQSDPQHPVLSEALLDTVIGRYKVGSILNIPFGVGQPREVWIRFINRIQQRSLDELGIPCIYGVDQIHGASYTQGATLFPQGINMGASFNRGLMRRCSEISAYETRACAIPWTFAPVMDLGRDPRWPRMWESYGEDTYVNSQMAVASVLGFQGEDPNRVDDRHVAACIKHFMAYGVPVSGKDRTPSSVTRNVLREKYFAPFMECIRAGALSLMVNSASNGGMPFHADRELLTGWIKEELDWDGLIVTDWNDIYNLCERDHIAASRKDAVRIAVNAGIDMSMVPSSWDFCIYLRELVEEGQVSMERIDDAVSRVLRLKFRLGLFEKPFWDTGDFPEFASDEYAAVALQAAVESEILLKNEDGLLPLERSARILLTGPNANSMRCLNGGWSYSWQGDRCDEFAGDYNTIYEALCNKFDHVDYVPGVEYAPSRYDNWQEECVTGIDKAVSAAAGADVIIACIGENSYCETPGNMDDLNLSQNQKELVWALAATGKPLVLILNEGRPRVIGDIEPLAQAVVDILLPGNYGGDALADLLAGDANFSARLPFTYPRMVGALATYDYKPCENMAAMAGEYNYDAVMDVQWPFGYGLSYTEFAYSDFRVDRRMFGADDVLTFTVDVANVGEVAGKEAVMLYSSDLVASLTPDVIRLRDFEKVALEPGESRTVTFAVPASDLAFVGHDGRWRLEEGEFRMRCGSETLRISCTQTKVWDTPNIP; translated from the coding sequence ATGAAGAAAATTCCGATTTTGTTTCTGGGCTTGCTGGGCGGATTGGCCGCATGTACCCGGATACCCCCGGCCATAGCGCCCGATAAAAAGATAGAAACCCGCATCGGGGAGCTGCTCCAAAAGATGACCCTCGAAGAGAAGATCGGGCAGATGTGCCAGTTGACGGCCGGGGTGGTGATCGACCAGAGCGACCCGCAGCACCCGGTGTTGAGCGAGGCGCTGCTCGATACGGTGATCGGCCGCTATAAGGTTGGGTCGATCCTGAATATTCCCTTCGGTGTGGGACAACCCCGCGAGGTGTGGATCAGGTTTATCAATCGCATCCAGCAACGCTCGCTCGACGAACTGGGGATTCCCTGTATCTACGGGGTTGACCAGATACATGGCGCATCCTATACGCAGGGGGCGACCCTCTTTCCGCAGGGCATCAATATGGGGGCGTCGTTCAACCGCGGACTCATGCGCAGGTGCTCCGAAATTTCGGCTTATGAGACCCGGGCATGTGCGATCCCGTGGACTTTTGCCCCGGTCATGGATTTGGGGCGCGATCCGCGCTGGCCGCGCATGTGGGAGAGTTACGGCGAGGACACTTACGTCAATTCGCAGATGGCCGTGGCGTCGGTGCTCGGATTTCAGGGGGAGGATCCTAACCGTGTCGACGACCGCCATGTCGCGGCCTGCATCAAGCATTTCATGGCCTATGGCGTACCCGTGTCGGGCAAGGATCGCACACCCTCTTCGGTGACTCGCAATGTGTTGAGGGAGAAGTATTTTGCTCCTTTTATGGAGTGCATTCGGGCCGGGGCGCTGTCGCTGATGGTCAACTCGGCCAGCAACGGCGGTATGCCGTTCCATGCCGACCGGGAGTTACTCACGGGATGGATCAAGGAGGAGCTCGACTGGGATGGTCTGATCGTGACGGACTGGAATGATATTTACAACCTTTGCGAGCGCGACCATATTGCTGCGAGCCGTAAAGATGCCGTGCGCATTGCGGTCAATGCCGGTATCGATATGTCAATGGTACCGTCGAGTTGGGATTTCTGTATTTATCTCAGGGAACTTGTCGAGGAGGGGCAGGTCTCCATGGAGCGCATCGACGATGCGGTGAGCCGTGTGCTGCGCCTGAAATTCCGCCTTGGCCTTTTCGAAAAACCGTTTTGGGATACCGGCGATTTCCCGGAATTCGCCAGCGACGAATATGCCGCCGTGGCATTGCAGGCTGCCGTGGAGTCGGAGATACTGCTCAAGAACGAGGACGGCCTGCTGCCGCTGGAGCGGTCTGCACGGATTCTGCTCACGGGGCCGAATGCCAATTCGATGCGCTGCCTCAACGGAGGATGGTCGTATTCGTGGCAGGGCGACCGCTGCGATGAATTTGCCGGAGATTACAATACCATCTATGAGGCTTTATGCAATAAATTCGACCATGTGGACTATGTCCCCGGTGTGGAGTATGCGCCGTCCCGCTATGACAACTGGCAGGAAGAATGCGTGACAGGGATCGACAAGGCCGTGTCGGCGGCAGCCGGAGCCGATGTGATTATTGCCTGTATAGGCGAAAATTCCTACTGCGAAACGCCGGGCAACATGGATGACCTGAACCTTTCTCAGAACCAGAAGGAACTGGTGTGGGCCCTTGCGGCGACCGGAAAGCCGCTTGTGTTGATCCTCAATGAAGGCCGCCCGCGCGTTATAGGCGATATCGAGCCGCTTGCGCAGGCCGTGGTCGACATCCTGCTGCCGGGCAATTACGGCGGCGATGCCCTGGCTGACCTGCTTGCGGGGGATGCAAACTTCAGCGCCCGATTGCCGTTCACTTATCCGCGCATGGTCGGCGCATTGGCGACCTACGATTACAAGCCTTGCGAGAATATGGCCGCCATGGCGGGCGAATACAATTACGATGCTGTGATGGATGTGCAGTGGCCGTTCGGGTATGGGCTGAGCTATACGGAATTTGCATATAGCGATTTCCGTGTCGACCGCCGCATGTTCGGTGCCGACGATGTGTTGACCTTCACGGTCGATGTGGCCAATGTCGGTGAAGTGGCCGGCAAGGAGGCCGTGATGCTCTATTCGAGCGACCTGGTTGCCAGCCTTACACCGGATGTAATCCGCCTGCGTGATTTCGAGAAGGTTGCGCTCGAACCGGGCGAATCCCGTACGGTGACGTTCGCTGTTCCGGCCAGCGACCTGGCTTTCGTCGGGCATGACGGCCGATGGAGGCTCGAGGAGGGGGAATTCAGGATGCGCTGCGGCAGTGAAACACTTCGGATCAGCTGCACGCAAACCAAAGTCTGGGATACACCCAATATCCCGTAA
- the hpt gene encoding hypoxanthine phosphoribosyltransferase produces MEDIIKLHDKKFRIMIPAAKIDEAVAAVACRINEDYRDKPTPLFVGVLNGSFMFMSDLIKKIEFNNELSFVKLASYEGTCSTGCVKNLIGLNNSIEGRHVIIVEDIVDTGESIEHMIGELKSHNPASIEVCTLFFKPGSYRKQLPIKYRAMEIGNEFIVGYGLDYDQLGRSLKDIYVVTE; encoded by the coding sequence ATGGAGGATATCATCAAACTTCACGACAAAAAGTTCAGGATCATGATCCCCGCTGCCAAGATCGACGAGGCCGTGGCCGCCGTAGCCTGCCGCATCAACGAGGACTACCGCGACAAGCCGACGCCGTTGTTCGTGGGCGTACTGAACGGCTCGTTCATGTTCATGAGCGACCTGATCAAGAAAATCGAGTTCAACAACGAGCTGTCGTTCGTGAAGCTGGCTTCGTACGAAGGCACTTGCTCGACGGGATGTGTGAAGAACCTGATCGGGCTGAATAACAGCATCGAAGGCCGCCATGTGATCATCGTCGAAGATATCGTCGACACGGGCGAGAGCATCGAGCACATGATCGGCGAGCTGAAGTCGCATAACCCTGCGAGCATCGAAGTCTGCACGCTTTTTTTCAAACCGGGTTCCTACCGCAAGCAACTGCCGATCAAGTACCGCGCCATGGAGATCGGCAACGAGTTCATCGTGGGCTACGGCCTGGACTACGACCAGTTGGGACGCAGCCTGAAGGATATTTACGTGGTTACCGAATAG
- a CDS encoding 7-carboxy-7-deazaguanine synthase QueE — MDSKTDSELLDGGRKLPLVEDFYTIQGEGFHAGKPAYFIRLGGCDVGCRWCDAKYTWNPRLYPPTDVRTVIDRATACPAQAIVITGGEPLLYPLGVLTETLHGKGLEIFLETSGTHPFSGYFDWVCLSPKRQQPPLDEAFGKAHELKVIVGDEADFEWAERNAARVGAGCILYLQPEWSVAERMMPAIVEYAKAHPKWNISIQTHKYMHIP; from the coding sequence ATGGATTCCAAGACCGATAGCGAACTGCTCGACGGCGGGCGCAAGCTGCCTCTGGTCGAAGATTTCTACACGATCCAGGGCGAGGGCTTCCATGCCGGGAAACCCGCCTATTTCATCCGCCTGGGCGGATGCGACGTGGGATGCCGCTGGTGCGACGCCAAATACACGTGGAACCCCAGGCTCTATCCCCCGACCGACGTACGGACGGTGATCGACCGTGCTACGGCGTGTCCTGCGCAGGCGATCGTCATCACGGGCGGCGAACCGCTGCTTTATCCGCTGGGGGTGCTGACCGAAACACTGCACGGCAAGGGGCTGGAGATATTCCTCGAAACGTCGGGGACGCATCCCTTCTCGGGGTATTTCGACTGGGTGTGTCTGTCGCCCAAGCGGCAGCAACCGCCGCTGGACGAGGCGTTCGGGAAGGCGCACGAACTGAAGGTGATCGTCGGGGACGAGGCCGATTTCGAATGGGCCGAGCGCAATGCCGCACGGGTGGGAGCCGGGTGCATCCTCTACCTGCAACCCGAGTGGAGCGTTGCGGAGCGCATGATGCCCGCGATCGTCGAGTATGCGAAGGCGCATCCGAAATGGAATATCTCGATCCAGACCCATAAATACATGCACATACCCTGA
- a CDS encoding FtsB family cell division protein: MGFEVGKKFWIAATAVIVVVTLFVVGRNLLHAVKIKRQINALNREREFYRARIEQDSTLLERLRYDDYLEEYARENYHMQRSDEHVYIIKE, from the coding sequence ATGGGCTTCGAAGTAGGCAAAAAGTTCTGGATCGCCGCCACGGCGGTCATCGTCGTCGTCACGTTGTTCGTGGTGGGGCGGAACCTTTTGCATGCGGTGAAGATTAAGCGGCAGATCAACGCCCTGAACCGGGAGCGGGAGTTTTACCGGGCCAGGATCGAACAGGACAGCACGCTGCTGGAGCGCCTGCGCTACGACGACTATCTGGAGGAGTATGCCCGCGAAAACTATCACATGCAGCGCAGCGACGAGCATGTGTACATCATCAAGGAGTGA